One window of the Marmota flaviventris isolate mMarFla1 chromosome 2, mMarFla1.hap1, whole genome shotgun sequence genome contains the following:
- the Mapkbp1 gene encoding mitogen-activated protein kinase-binding protein 1 isoform X3 produces the protein MMAVEGSTITSRIKNLLRSPSIKLRRSKAGNRREDLSSKVTLEKVLGITVSGGRGLACDPRSGLVAYPAGCVVVLFNPRKHKQHHILNSSRKTITALAFSPDGKYLVTGESGHMPAVRVWDVAEHSQVAELQEHKYGVACVAFSPSAKYIVSVGYQHDMIVNVWAWKKNIVVASNKVSSRVTAVSFSEDCSYFVTAGNRHIKFWYLDDSKTSKVNATVPLLGRSGLLGELRNNLFTDVACGRGKKADSTFCITSSGLLCEFSDRRLLDKWVELRTTVAHCISVSQDYIFCGCADGTVRLFNPSNLHFLSTLPRPHALGTDIASITEASRLFSGGANARYPDTIALTFDPTNQWLSCVYNDHSIYVWDVRDPKKVGKVYSALYHSSCVWSVEVYPEVKDSNQACLPPSSFITCSSDNTIRLWNTESSGVHGSTLHRNILSNDLIKIIYVDGNTQALLDTEMPGGDKADGSLMDPRVGIRSVCISPNGQHLASGDRMGTLRVHELQSLSEMLKVEAHDSEILCLEYSKPDTGLKLLASASRDRLIHVLDAGREYSLQQTLDEHSSSITAVKFAASDGQVRMISCGADKSIYFRTAQKSGDGVHFTRTHHVVRKTTLYDMDVEPSWKYTAIGCQDRNIRIFNISSGKQKKLFKGSQGEDGTLIKVQTDPSGIYIATSCSDKNLSIFDFSSGECVATMFGHSEIVTGMKFSNDCKHLISVSGDSCIFVWRLSSEMTISMRQRLAELRQRQRGGKQQGPTSPQRASGPNRPQTPVMLSPGPALSSDSDKEGEDEGTEEEELPALPILAKSIKKEPALVPSPALSRSLSHWEMSRAQETVEFLDPAPVANSGPRRRGRWAQPGVELSVCSMLDLRQLETLTPSPQGHCQDSLAMTPSGPGKHGQKAPVTSHASQNEKSPQLQTSQPCSCPHLIRLLSQEEGVFAQDLEAAPSEDGIVYPEPSDSPTMDTSSEFQVQAPTRGALGRVYPGSRGSEKHSPDSACSVDYSSSRLSSPEHPNEDLEEPAEGDEEEEEEEGRTGPYELQEGSPHTPDQEQFLKQHFETLANGAAPGGPVRVPERTESQSISSRFLLQAQTPPLRDPSSSSLALMSRRIQVSQVSGEQQRGSDANPPGAPPEVEPSPANPSPHQAAPVLLPRRRHNLDSSWAPKRVITAGFSAGLQKAQSVLSLVPQANEMPSSGPLLSRDMEVQDGLDSLPQVDGCPSWPYSYQNPTTSSMAKISRSVSVGENLGLMAETQAPVSIRNSPLSKLALPSRAHLVLDIPKPLPDHPTLATFSPVTKGWAPDEAEQAGSPAGLGKAHSTSERRACLGEGTAPKPRMECQAQPGPNRPSAQQLPVSLLRSPENLQPLPPERTPNPMECIRPGAALSQNSELVVSLEQCEKLVAELRGNVHQAVQLYHSVAGCKTPSAEQSRITQLLRDTFSSVRQELEALAGAALSSPGGSPGAVGAEQTQALLEQYSELLLRAVEQRMERRL, from the exons GTAACCTTGGAGAAGGTGTTGGGAATAACAGTGTCTGGAGGCAGAGGACTTGCCTGTGATCCCCGATCAGGCTTAGTTGCCTACCCAGCTGG GTGTGTGGTTGTGCTTTTCAATCCCCGGAAACACAAACAGCATCACATCCTCAACAGTTCCAG GAAAACTATCACTGCTCTTGCCTTCTCCCCTGATGGCAAGTACTTGGTCACTGGAGAG AGTGGGCACATGCCTGCCGTgcgggtttgggatgtggctgaGCATAGCCAAGTGGCAGAGCTGCAAGAGCATAAGTATGGTGTGGCTTGTGTGGCCTTCTCCCCTAGTGCCAAGTACATTGTCTCCGTGGGCTACCAGCATGATATGATTGTCAACGTTTGGGCCTGGAAG AAAAACATTGTGGTGGCCTCCAATAAGGTGTCCAGTCGGGTGACAGCTGTGTCCTTCTCTGAAGATTGCAGCTACTTTGTCACTGCAGGCAACCGACACATCAAATTCTGGTACCTTGATGACAGCAAGACTTCAAAG GTAAATGCCACTGTACCCCTGCTGGGCCGCTCAGGGTTGCTGGGGGAGCTACGGAACAACCTGTTTACTGATGTGGCCTGTGGCCGAGGAAAGAAAGCCGACAGCACTTTCTGCATCACATCCTCAGGCCTGCTGTGTGAGTTCAGTGATCGCAGGCTTTTGGACAAGTGGGTGGAGCTGAGA ACCACAGTGGCCCACTGCATCTCTGTGAGCCAAGACTACATCTTCTGTGGCTGTGCTGATGGTACTGTGCGTCTTTTCAACCCCTCTAACCTACACTTCCTCAGCACTTTGCCCAGACCCCATGCCTTGGGGACAGACATTGCCAGTATCACTGAGGCCAG TCGCCTCTTTTCTGGAGGGGCAAATGCTAGGTATCCAGACACCATTGCCTTGACCTTCGATCCAACTAATCAGTGGCTGTCTTGTGTGTACAATGACCACAGCATCTATGTTTGGGATGTGAGGGACCCTAAGAAAGTGGGCAAGGTGTACTCGGCTCTGTATCATTCCTCCTGCGTCTGGAGTGTGGAG GTGTATCCTGAGGTGAAGGACAGTAACCAGGCCTGCCTGCCCCCCAGTTCCTTTATTACCTGTTCCTCAGACAACACCATCCGCCTGTGGAACACCGAGAGCTCAGGAGTACATGGCTCCACCCTGCACAGAAACATTCTCAGTAAT GATCTCATTAAGATAATCTATGTGGATGGGAACACTCAGGCCCTGCTGGACACTGAGATGCCTGGAGGAGACAAAGCTGATGGTTCCCTGATGGATCCCCGTGTGGGCATTCGCTCTGTGTGTATTAGCCCCAATGGACAGCATCTAGCTTCTGGAGACCGTATGGGCACACTTAG GGTGCATGAACTGCAGTCTCTGAGTGAGATGCTGAAGGTGGAGGCACATGACTCAGAGATCCTGTGCCTGGAGTACTCTAAGCCAGATACAG GTCTGAAGCTGCTAGCGTCAGCAAGCCGTGACCGGCTGATCCACGTACTAGATGCTGGGCGGGAGTATAGCCTACAGCAGACGCTGGATGAGCACTCATCTTCCATCACTGCTGTCAAATTTGCAG CCAGCGATGGGCAAGTGCGCATGATCAGCTGTGGAGCAGACAAGAGCATCTACTTCCGCACTGCACAGAAG TCTGGAGATGGAGTACACTTTACACGGACACACCATGTGGTACGCAAGACAACCCTCTATGACATGGATGTGGAGCCTAGCTGGAAGTACACTGCCATCGGCTGCCAGGACAGAAATATTCG GATCTTCAACATCAGCAGTGGGAAGCAGAAAAAGCTGTTTAAAGGATCACAGGGTGAGGATGGCACTCTAATTAAG GTGCAGACAGACCCTTCAGGGATCTACATTGCCACCAGTTGTTCCGACAAGAACCTCTCAATTTTTGACTTCTCCTCAGGCGAGTGCGTGGCCACCATGTTTGGCCATTCAG AGATTGTCACTGGCATGAAATTTAGTAATGATTGCAAACATCTCATCAGTGTTTCAGGGGACAG CTGCATATTTGTATGGCGTCTGAGCTCTGAGATGACCATCAGCATGAGGCAACGTCTGGCTGAGCTGCGCCAGCGTCAGCGAGGGGGCAAACAGCAAGGACCCACCTCTCCCCAAAGGGCTTCCGGACCAAACCG GCCCCAGACCCCAGTGATGCTCTCTCCTGGACCAGCTCTCTCATCAGACAGTGACAAGGAGGGAGAAGATGAGGGTACTGAAGAAGAAGAACTGCCAGCTCTTCCCATCCTTGCCAAGAGTATCAAGAAAGAGCCTG CCTtggtccccagcccagccctgtcccGAAGCCTGTCCCATTGGGAGATGAGCCGA GCACAGGAGACAGTGGAATTCCTAGACCCAGCTCCTGTAGCCAACTCAGGACCCAGAAGAAGGGGGCGTTGGGCTCAGCCAGGCGTAGAACTGAGTGTTTGCTCTATGTTGGACCTGCGGCAGCTGGAGACCCTTACCCCAAGCCCTCAGGGCCACTGCCAGGACTCTCTGGCCATGACTCCATCTGGTCCTGGAAAGCATGGTCAGAAAGCCCCTGTAACCTCACATGCTAGCCAG AATGAAAAATCCCCTCAGCTTCAGACTTCCCAACCCTGTTCCTGTCCCCACCTTATCCGATTGTTGTCACAAGAAGAAGGGGTCTTTGCCCAAGATCTGGAGGCCGCACCCAGTGAAGATGGTATTGTCTACCCAGAACCCAGTGACAGCCCCACCATGGATACCAG CAGTGAGTTCCAGGTGCAGGCTCCAACCCGAGGAGCCCTAGGAAGAGTGTACCCAGGTAGCAGGGGCTCAGAAAAGCACAGCCCTGACAGTGCCTGCTCTGTGGATTACAGCAGCAGCCGCCTTTCCAGCCCTGAGCACCCTAATGAAG ACCTTGAAGAACCAGCTGAGGgtgatgaagaagaggaggaagaggagggaagaacTGGCCCTTATGAGCTGCAAGAAGGCAGCCCCCATACCCCGGACCAGGAGCAGTTTCTAAAACAGCACTTTGAGACTCTGGCCAATGGGGCTGCTCCAG GGGGCCCAGTGCGGGTACCAGAGAGGACAGAATCTCAAAGCATCTCTTCACGATTCCTGTTGCAAGCACAGACTCCTCCACTCAG GGACCCATCCTCTTCAAGCCTGGCATTGATGTCGAGACGCATCCAGGTGTCACAGGTGTCTGGCGAGCAACAGAGAGGCAGTGATGCTAACCCCCCAGGAGCACCTCCAGAGGTGGAGCCCTCCCCtgccaaccccagcccccatcaggCAGCCCCTGTGCTATTGCCACGTCGTCGTCACAACCTGGACAGCAGCTGGGCTCCCAAGAGAGTGATCACAGCTGGCTTCTCAGCTGGACTCCAGAAAGCCCAGTCTGTGCTCAGTCTGGTGCCACAGG CAAATGAGATGCCTTCATCAGGCCCATTGCTCTCACGGGACATGGAAGTCCAGGATGGCCTGGATTCCCTGCCCCAGGTTGATGGCTGTCCATCTTGGCCCTACTCCTACCAGAACCCTACCACCAGTTCTATGGCCAAGATATCCCGCAGCGTCTCTGTTGGGGAGAACCTAGGCCTAATGGCAGAAACTCAAGCTCCTGTCTCTATTCGAAACTCACCACTCAGCAAACTGGCCCTTCCTAGCCGGGCTCATCTGGTCTTGGACATCCCCAAACCACTGCCTGATCATCCTACTCTAGCTACATTCTCACCTGTAACGAAGGGCTGGGCCCCTGATGAGGCAGAACAGGCTGGCTCCCCAGCAGGCCTAGGAAAGGCTCATAGCACATCTGAGCGGCGGGCCTGTTTGGGTGAGGGTACTGCTCCCAAGCCTAGGATGGAGTGCCAGGCTCAGCCTGGGCCCAACAGACCCAGTGCCCAGCAACTGCCAGTCAGCCTCCTCCGAAGCCCTGAGAACCTGCAGCCCCTACCCCCTGAGAGGACTCCCAATCCCATGGAATGTATCAGGCCAGGCGCAGCCCTGAGCCAGAACTCAG AACTGGTGGTGAGCCTGGAGCAGTGTGAAAAACTTGTGGCAGAGCTCCGTGGGAATGTGCACCAGGCTGTACAGCTCTACCACTCG GTGGCTGGCTGCAAGACGCCCTCAGCAGAGCAAAGTCGAATCACTCAGCTCCTCAGAGACACCTTCTCTTCAGTGCGTCAGGAGCTAGAGGCCCTGGCTGGTGCAGCCTTGTCCAGTCCAGGCGGTAGCCCTGGGGCTGTGGGAGCTGAGCAGACACAGGCCCTACTAGAGCAATACTCAGAGTTGTTGCTTCGAGCCGTGGAGCAGCGAATGGAACGCAGACTCTAG
- the Mapkbp1 gene encoding mitogen-activated protein kinase-binding protein 1 isoform X2 yields the protein MMAVEGSTITSRIKNLLRSPSIKLRRSKAGNRREDLSSKVTLEKVLGITVSGGRGLACDPRSGLVAYPAGCVVVLFNPRKHKQHHILNSSRKTITALAFSPDGKYLVTGESGHMPAVRVWDVAEHSQVAELQEHKYGVACVAFSPSAKYIVSVGYQHDMIVNVWAWKKNIVVASNKVSSRVTAVSFSEDCSYFVTAGNRHIKFWYLDDSKTSKVNATVPLLGRSGLLGELRNNLFTDVACGRGKKADSTFCITSSGLLCEFSDRRLLDKWVELRTTVAHCISVSQDYIFCGCADGTVRLFNPSNLHFLSTLPRPHALGTDIASITEASRLFSGGANARYPDTIALTFDPTNQWLSCVYNDHSIYVWDVRDPKKVGKVYSALYHSSCVWSVEVYPEVKDSNQACLPPSSFITCSSDNTIRLWNTESSGVHGSTLHRNILSNDLIKIIYVDGNTQALLDTEMPGGDKADGSLMDPRVGIRSVCISPNGQHLASGDRMGTLRVHELQSLSEMLKVEAHDSEILCLEYSKPDTGLKLLASASRDRLIHVLDAGREYSLQQTLDEHSSSITAVKFAASDGQVRMISCGADKSIYFRTAQKSGDGVHFTRTHHVVRKTTLYDMDVEPSWKYTAIGCQDRNIRIFNISSGKQKKLFKGSQGEDGTLIKVQTDPSGIYIATSCSDKNLSIFDFSSGECVATMFGHSEIVTGMKFSNDCKHLISVSGDSCIFVWRLSSEMTISMRQRLAELRQRQRGGKQQGPTSPQRASGPNRPQTPVMLSPGPALSSDSDKEGEDEGTEEEELPALPILAKSIKKEPALVPSPALSRSLSHWEMSRAQETVEFLDPAPVANSGPRRRGRWAQPGVELSVCSMLDLRQLETLTPSPQGHCQDSLAMTPSGPGKHGQKAPVTSHASQNEKSPQLQTSQPCSCPHLIRLLSQEEGVFAQDLEAAPSEDGIVYPEPSDSPTMDTSEFQVQAPTRGALGRVYPGSRGSEKHSPDSACSVDYSSSRLSSPEHPNEDSESTEPLSVDGISSDLEEPAEGDEEEEEEEGRTGPYELQEGSPHTPDQEQFLKQHFETLANGAAPGGPVRVPERTESQSISSRFLLQAQTPPLRDPSSSSLALMSRRIQVSQVSGEQQRGSDANPPGAPPEVEPSPANPSPHQAAPVLLPRRRHNLDSSWAPKRVITAGFSAGLQKAQSVLSLVPQANEMPSSGPLLSRDMEVQDGLDSLPQVDGCPSWPYSYQNPTTSSMAKISRSVSVGENLGLMAETQAPVSIRNSPLSKLALPSRAHLVLDIPKPLPDHPTLATFSPVTKGWAPDEAEQAGSPAGLGKAHSTSERRACLGEGTAPKPRMECQAQPGPNRPSAQQLPVSLLRSPENLQPLPPERTPNPMECIRPGAALSQNSELVVSLEQCEKLVAELRGNVHQAVQLYHSVAGCKTPSAEQSRITQLLRDTFSSVRQELEALAGAALSSPGGSPGAVGAEQTQALLEQYSELLLRAVEQRMERRL from the exons GTAACCTTGGAGAAGGTGTTGGGAATAACAGTGTCTGGAGGCAGAGGACTTGCCTGTGATCCCCGATCAGGCTTAGTTGCCTACCCAGCTGG GTGTGTGGTTGTGCTTTTCAATCCCCGGAAACACAAACAGCATCACATCCTCAACAGTTCCAG GAAAACTATCACTGCTCTTGCCTTCTCCCCTGATGGCAAGTACTTGGTCACTGGAGAG AGTGGGCACATGCCTGCCGTgcgggtttgggatgtggctgaGCATAGCCAAGTGGCAGAGCTGCAAGAGCATAAGTATGGTGTGGCTTGTGTGGCCTTCTCCCCTAGTGCCAAGTACATTGTCTCCGTGGGCTACCAGCATGATATGATTGTCAACGTTTGGGCCTGGAAG AAAAACATTGTGGTGGCCTCCAATAAGGTGTCCAGTCGGGTGACAGCTGTGTCCTTCTCTGAAGATTGCAGCTACTTTGTCACTGCAGGCAACCGACACATCAAATTCTGGTACCTTGATGACAGCAAGACTTCAAAG GTAAATGCCACTGTACCCCTGCTGGGCCGCTCAGGGTTGCTGGGGGAGCTACGGAACAACCTGTTTACTGATGTGGCCTGTGGCCGAGGAAAGAAAGCCGACAGCACTTTCTGCATCACATCCTCAGGCCTGCTGTGTGAGTTCAGTGATCGCAGGCTTTTGGACAAGTGGGTGGAGCTGAGA ACCACAGTGGCCCACTGCATCTCTGTGAGCCAAGACTACATCTTCTGTGGCTGTGCTGATGGTACTGTGCGTCTTTTCAACCCCTCTAACCTACACTTCCTCAGCACTTTGCCCAGACCCCATGCCTTGGGGACAGACATTGCCAGTATCACTGAGGCCAG TCGCCTCTTTTCTGGAGGGGCAAATGCTAGGTATCCAGACACCATTGCCTTGACCTTCGATCCAACTAATCAGTGGCTGTCTTGTGTGTACAATGACCACAGCATCTATGTTTGGGATGTGAGGGACCCTAAGAAAGTGGGCAAGGTGTACTCGGCTCTGTATCATTCCTCCTGCGTCTGGAGTGTGGAG GTGTATCCTGAGGTGAAGGACAGTAACCAGGCCTGCCTGCCCCCCAGTTCCTTTATTACCTGTTCCTCAGACAACACCATCCGCCTGTGGAACACCGAGAGCTCAGGAGTACATGGCTCCACCCTGCACAGAAACATTCTCAGTAAT GATCTCATTAAGATAATCTATGTGGATGGGAACACTCAGGCCCTGCTGGACACTGAGATGCCTGGAGGAGACAAAGCTGATGGTTCCCTGATGGATCCCCGTGTGGGCATTCGCTCTGTGTGTATTAGCCCCAATGGACAGCATCTAGCTTCTGGAGACCGTATGGGCACACTTAG GGTGCATGAACTGCAGTCTCTGAGTGAGATGCTGAAGGTGGAGGCACATGACTCAGAGATCCTGTGCCTGGAGTACTCTAAGCCAGATACAG GTCTGAAGCTGCTAGCGTCAGCAAGCCGTGACCGGCTGATCCACGTACTAGATGCTGGGCGGGAGTATAGCCTACAGCAGACGCTGGATGAGCACTCATCTTCCATCACTGCTGTCAAATTTGCAG CCAGCGATGGGCAAGTGCGCATGATCAGCTGTGGAGCAGACAAGAGCATCTACTTCCGCACTGCACAGAAG TCTGGAGATGGAGTACACTTTACACGGACACACCATGTGGTACGCAAGACAACCCTCTATGACATGGATGTGGAGCCTAGCTGGAAGTACACTGCCATCGGCTGCCAGGACAGAAATATTCG GATCTTCAACATCAGCAGTGGGAAGCAGAAAAAGCTGTTTAAAGGATCACAGGGTGAGGATGGCACTCTAATTAAG GTGCAGACAGACCCTTCAGGGATCTACATTGCCACCAGTTGTTCCGACAAGAACCTCTCAATTTTTGACTTCTCCTCAGGCGAGTGCGTGGCCACCATGTTTGGCCATTCAG AGATTGTCACTGGCATGAAATTTAGTAATGATTGCAAACATCTCATCAGTGTTTCAGGGGACAG CTGCATATTTGTATGGCGTCTGAGCTCTGAGATGACCATCAGCATGAGGCAACGTCTGGCTGAGCTGCGCCAGCGTCAGCGAGGGGGCAAACAGCAAGGACCCACCTCTCCCCAAAGGGCTTCCGGACCAAACCG GCCCCAGACCCCAGTGATGCTCTCTCCTGGACCAGCTCTCTCATCAGACAGTGACAAGGAGGGAGAAGATGAGGGTACTGAAGAAGAAGAACTGCCAGCTCTTCCCATCCTTGCCAAGAGTATCAAGAAAGAGCCTG CCTtggtccccagcccagccctgtcccGAAGCCTGTCCCATTGGGAGATGAGCCGA GCACAGGAGACAGTGGAATTCCTAGACCCAGCTCCTGTAGCCAACTCAGGACCCAGAAGAAGGGGGCGTTGGGCTCAGCCAGGCGTAGAACTGAGTGTTTGCTCTATGTTGGACCTGCGGCAGCTGGAGACCCTTACCCCAAGCCCTCAGGGCCACTGCCAGGACTCTCTGGCCATGACTCCATCTGGTCCTGGAAAGCATGGTCAGAAAGCCCCTGTAACCTCACATGCTAGCCAG AATGAAAAATCCCCTCAGCTTCAGACTTCCCAACCCTGTTCCTGTCCCCACCTTATCCGATTGTTGTCACAAGAAGAAGGGGTCTTTGCCCAAGATCTGGAGGCCGCACCCAGTGAAGATGGTATTGTCTACCCAGAACCCAGTGACAGCCCCACCATGGATACCAG TGAGTTCCAGGTGCAGGCTCCAACCCGAGGAGCCCTAGGAAGAGTGTACCCAGGTAGCAGGGGCTCAGAAAAGCACAGCCCTGACAGTGCCTGCTCTGTGGATTACAGCAGCAGCCGCCTTTCCAGCCCTGAGCACCCTAATGAAG ACTCCGAGAGCACGGAGCCCCTAAGTGTGGATGGCATCTCCTCAGACCTTGAAGAACCAGCTGAGGgtgatgaagaagaggaggaagaggagggaagaacTGGCCCTTATGAGCTGCAAGAAGGCAGCCCCCATACCCCGGACCAGGAGCAGTTTCTAAAACAGCACTTTGAGACTCTGGCCAATGGGGCTGCTCCAG GGGGCCCAGTGCGGGTACCAGAGAGGACAGAATCTCAAAGCATCTCTTCACGATTCCTGTTGCAAGCACAGACTCCTCCACTCAG GGACCCATCCTCTTCAAGCCTGGCATTGATGTCGAGACGCATCCAGGTGTCACAGGTGTCTGGCGAGCAACAGAGAGGCAGTGATGCTAACCCCCCAGGAGCACCTCCAGAGGTGGAGCCCTCCCCtgccaaccccagcccccatcaggCAGCCCCTGTGCTATTGCCACGTCGTCGTCACAACCTGGACAGCAGCTGGGCTCCCAAGAGAGTGATCACAGCTGGCTTCTCAGCTGGACTCCAGAAAGCCCAGTCTGTGCTCAGTCTGGTGCCACAGG CAAATGAGATGCCTTCATCAGGCCCATTGCTCTCACGGGACATGGAAGTCCAGGATGGCCTGGATTCCCTGCCCCAGGTTGATGGCTGTCCATCTTGGCCCTACTCCTACCAGAACCCTACCACCAGTTCTATGGCCAAGATATCCCGCAGCGTCTCTGTTGGGGAGAACCTAGGCCTAATGGCAGAAACTCAAGCTCCTGTCTCTATTCGAAACTCACCACTCAGCAAACTGGCCCTTCCTAGCCGGGCTCATCTGGTCTTGGACATCCCCAAACCACTGCCTGATCATCCTACTCTAGCTACATTCTCACCTGTAACGAAGGGCTGGGCCCCTGATGAGGCAGAACAGGCTGGCTCCCCAGCAGGCCTAGGAAAGGCTCATAGCACATCTGAGCGGCGGGCCTGTTTGGGTGAGGGTACTGCTCCCAAGCCTAGGATGGAGTGCCAGGCTCAGCCTGGGCCCAACAGACCCAGTGCCCAGCAACTGCCAGTCAGCCTCCTCCGAAGCCCTGAGAACCTGCAGCCCCTACCCCCTGAGAGGACTCCCAATCCCATGGAATGTATCAGGCCAGGCGCAGCCCTGAGCCAGAACTCAG AACTGGTGGTGAGCCTGGAGCAGTGTGAAAAACTTGTGGCAGAGCTCCGTGGGAATGTGCACCAGGCTGTACAGCTCTACCACTCG GTGGCTGGCTGCAAGACGCCCTCAGCAGAGCAAAGTCGAATCACTCAGCTCCTCAGAGACACCTTCTCTTCAGTGCGTCAGGAGCTAGAGGCCCTGGCTGGTGCAGCCTTGTCCAGTCCAGGCGGTAGCCCTGGGGCTGTGGGAGCTGAGCAGACACAGGCCCTACTAGAGCAATACTCAGAGTTGTTGCTTCGAGCCGTGGAGCAGCGAATGGAACGCAGACTCTAG